The genomic segment GATTCTGATAGTTTCCAAAGATGCCAAACGCTTGGACATAAAAATCAGTCGTTCTATACTACCAAGTGTTGTGtccattaataataatttgggttatttgtaatttagaagcacaatacaagaaaaatagacttgagttgctttggcagaaacaaaaatcctcttctgtcccattaaatctaaaaattatcCACCCATTTCTATCAGctgtatttatctatttttaaataatttaacttactaatttttaaataacaataataatcacTTTTGAAGGATGACCAGAGTATTATGAGCAGTTGTCACTGACTGAGAGCCGTTCAAAAGAATCAAATCACTTCTGAACAAATAACTTCCTCCTGTCATTTAATCCTGGACTCGTTTTCTTAACAGCgatattttcagcttttcttttgagtgaTCTGGTTTTAAGCCacttatccattattatttcttaaGCCCAgtcctttggtaagctagctgtTGCATTGCACTTTGAGCTAATGCCGCCGCAAACTGACTCTCATTTACATGCAGTACCCTGCCGACCACTAGGGGGTAGTGGTCAgcagtttgagaaacactgactCTTTGCACCGTGGCGTTGTACtaatgtttgtctctgtgtcctCAGGCGAAGAACGCCCTGGCTCACAGTCTGCTGTCGGCGCGTCACGACTGCGAGCTGCTGAGGGAGCAATacgaggaggagcaggaggccaAAGCTGAGCTGCACCGCTGCCTGTCCAAGGCCAACAGCGAGGTTGCCCAGTGGAGGAGCAAGTACGAGAGCGACGCCATCCAGCGGActgaggagctggaggaggccaAGTAGGACGGCGTCCCAGAACTTCGGTTCAGCAGCTTCAGAGGAGAGTCTGATGGTGTTTCTGCACAGGAAACGCTTAGCGCTGCGCCTTCAGGATGCAGAGGAAGCAGTGGAGGCCGTCAACTCCAAATGCTCTTCTCTGGAGAAAACCAAGCAGCGCCTGCAGGGCGAGGTGGAGGACCTGATGATGGAGGTGGAGCGGTccaacgctgctgctgctgctctggacAAGAAGCAGAGAAACTTTGACAAGGTCTGATCACACACAGCAATTAATCatatcataaattaaaattgttaattagcatgatttattctttttttctttctaccaaaaactggatggtaaaactcagacattttgagattatagaaaaaaaagaagaaactggaaatttcaaaaatcaaatctgtCCAAGagattattctgaaaatatttctttgagcaaatttttgacttttcagtcTCAAaacttttctggaaaatttctgaaattaatttcaaaatttcttctCCAAAATTCTACATGTTTTTTATAACTACATTGGCCCTAATATTCCATTGTGTTACGGCTGCAGTAGGtctctgctttttctccttttaggaTCCTGGAGGCAGGCCTTCTGcaggtgttatgttttttcCCTGATTGGtgttctgctgctttaaaagctgtcatgctgcagcagtcaggaggctttttctcctctccctcctcagaACCTCAGGCTAAGATTAGTCAGGGTTTTGGTCACCTAGTTAGCTGTAGGTAAATGGAGATTTGCCTTTGGTTAGTACCAGTTATGCACTTCCTGattgttggttaaaaaaaaattatattaagtaaaacctgaaaagggATTACCTGAAATAAGAAGCCAGaacaaattaatacaaaacCCATAACcaattagaaataaacaaacgcAAAACAAACCTAACAAAACTCAATCATAAGGTCCAAACCAAACCAACTGGGGTtctgaggagagagaggagaaaaagcctcctgactgctgcagcatgacagcttttaaagcagcagaacaCCAATCAGGgaaaaaacataacacctgCAGAAGGCCTGCCTCCAGGAtcctaaaaggagaaaaagcagagaCCCACTGCAGCCGTAACAATTGTGAtacaacacatttcaaaaacagtAAGTTTAGCCAAAGTGCCTCACAGTATGGACATGTAAAAATTATCCACCCATTTCTATCAATAACATTagtaattatgaaataaaatatttgaacatagagttttaaatgaacaaatttttGGTTTCGATCAGTTTTCCAtctgaaatcagttttattaGCGGCCCAATCTGAGGAGCCGTTATCGTGACTCCAAACTGTATGGATGACATgtatatgtgtttgtgtgtgtgagtgggaaAGGTTGTGTAGCTTCAGAAATCTAaggtaagcaaaaaaaatttcagattttttgtcaCGTTCGCCTCCCATTGCTCTAGGTACTTGAGAAAGGGCAGTCCATCTAAACCATCCGCGGGTCTGTTTGACGAAAAAGTCAGGCTGTACCACAAATccctgtatgtgtgtgtgtgtgtgtgtgtgcgtgtgtgtgtgtgtgtgtgtgtgtgtgtgtgtgtgtgtgtgtgtgtgtgtgtgtgtgtgtgtgcttgcgcAGGTGGTGGCAGAGTGGCAACAGAAACATGAGGAAGGTCAAGCAGAGTTGGAATCAGCCCTGAAAGAGGTACGGTCTCTGGGGACGGAGAACTTCAAGATGAAGAACGCCTTTGAGGAATGCCTGGAACAGCTGGAGACCCTCAAAcgggaaaataaaaacctgcagcgtgaggaaaaaaattatgttaaatgttCATACTGCTGCTTTAATAGCAGATGACAGATGATCTGATGTAGTTTTCATCGCAGAGGAAATAATGGATCTGACAGAGCAGCTGGGGGAGATGGGAAAAACGCTCCATGAGCTGGAGAAGTCCAAGAAGCAGGCTGAGCAGGAGAAGATGGAGGCTCAGGCTGCTCAGGAGGAAGCAGAGGTGAGTTGGAAGGAACAGTCAGGTAGGAAACGCAACTCTAACGATGATTTTTCCAAAGCGCAGGCCTCTCTGGAGCACGAGGAGTCGAAGATCCTGCGGGTCCAGCTGGAGCTGAACCAGCTGAAGTCAGAGGCAGACAGGAAGATggcagagaaggaggaggagctggagcagctgaagagaAACAGCCAGCGGGCGGCGGACACCATGCAGAGCAACATGGACGCAGAGATCCGCAGCAGGAACGACGCGCTCAGgctgaagaagaagatggagggagACCTGAACGAGATGGAGGTCCAGCTGAGCCACAGCACCCGGCTGGCGGCCGAGGCCCAGAGGCAGCTGAGGAACATCCAGGTCCAGGTCAAGGTGaggaggggtcagaggtcattgggtcatccaaccatctgttcatccaaccttGGTCCAATAATGATGAAGGGGAGGAAACAGCTCAGAACCTGGAAGGAACCAgagttcatccattcatctgaTCATCCATTTGTTCATCCCCCCCCATCcatattaaataaacataaatgtaaatgatCCCTGATCCGGTCAGAGCTGCACACTTTGATGCTGTGTGTCAGGAGCTGCAGATGCACCTTGACGACTCCCTGAGGAACTCCGAGGACCTGAAGGAGCAGCTGGCCGTGTCAGAGCGCAGGAACCACCTGCAGCAGGCCGAGCTGGACGAGGTCCGCTCGGCGCTGGAGCAGACGGAGCGGAGCCGCCGGCTGGCCgagcaggagctgctggacgCCAGCGAGAGAGTCCAGCTGCTGCACTCCCAGGTTCACAGCAGCCGTCAGACCTGGAGTTAAAGGGGCAGCGTCACTTAAAACCcactttttaaactttccatCACGTTATTGACccatcagaaacaaacctggggttttgctttgattctttcatgtttgagaaatgctgtaatctccatggcaaccattcagctgtgaaaaacgtctgggtggacctagccccgcctccaggacacagctcctcctccacccagctccttcagactagccagcagcaattagcaaacagctggtggagctgctgaGCTGCGTCTGTTGGTAACAATGTTGTTAAAGGGCTGataaaggagccatgttggaatggcttcctggaggcggagcttcagaaagagcaggagtttttaaagagacagagacacaaTTTCAAAGTCATTTATCttatgtcatatttgacatatagagtattttataataactgaaggtaacatggtTACTGAGTTGTGATATGAAATGctctatgtgcctggaaaacacgatactgcccctttaagtcaAAAATCCTGTAATACTGATGAAAACTGACGAGGTCCAGTGGcaaattatttgtcttatttcatcaatattaagaaattatttacataaaacaggTTTCTATGTCATGCTGagaagatattttattatttcaagtgtaataagaaatttgaactacaaaaaaagactaaaaatacttggtgagactttgtgtttttgcagtgcgctGGTGAAAACCTAATCGTCCTGCATGTTGATCATTTCTCCGTGATTTGAAAACGCCTCCCTCCTGCTTCATGTCAATATAGGAGTTGAAGCTGGTTAGATTTCTGCGTCTGAATTGAGGCGTTTATGCGACCCTGCAGAACACCAGCCTGCTGAGCAGCCGGAAGAAGCTGGAGGCCGACCTGTCCACGATTCAGGCCGAGATGGACGACGGCGTCCAGGCAGCCAGGAACGCCGAAGAGAGAGCCAAGAAGGCCATCACCGATGTAAGCTGGTTGTCGCCTGTTGGCAGCAGCCGCCATTTCgctgtttcactttgtttttcaggcGGCCATGAtggtggaggagctgaagaaagAGCAGGATACCTGCAGCCACCtggagaggatgaagaagaacCTGGAGGCGACGGTGAAAGACCTGCAGCAGCGCCTCGATGAGGCCGAGAGCCTGGCCATGAAAGGAGGGAAGAAACAACTGCAGAAGCTGGAAGCAAAGgtaaaatatgagaaaagtctgacaaaatatgagaaaagtctgacaaaatatgagaaaagtctgacaaaatatgagaaaagtctgataaaatatgagaaaagtctgataaaatatgagaaatgtctgataaaatatgagaaaagtttgataaaatatgagaaaagtttgataaaatatgagaaatgtCTGATAATTCAGCTGAGATTTCAGACATGTGGCTCCCAGAGGAGGACCCAGAATCTGTACTTCAGGGACAGTAGTtctactttaacatatttttactcaagtaaaaagtagctgtccAATAAATCACATGAAAGTAAGAAGGTTTTTGGTATAAAggttaaagacaaaacaaaataggaAGTTATGTggatattttggtattttatagataaaactaattaatacaGATAATgtgattacaaaataataaaatcaggcagaagaaacatttttccaaatcagtttctttcaatgtaaaacttatgaaactaacaaaagctgcaggtcTGTAAAacaatcttgtttttaaattcagtgaAGTTTCTCACAGCAGGCAGAGAATCCAGagattttactgaagtaaaagtaaaatgttcagcGTAGTGAAAATACTCATAAAGTAGATTCATTCCAAAAAGTTACTAAAGTCAAAGTAACTCTGGTGGTTGTTGGTCTCGTTCTGCAGGTGAGAGAGCTGGAGAACGAGCTGGAAGCAGAGCAACGACACGGCGCCGATTCTGGTAAGGCGCTTCGCAAGCTGGAGCGCAGGATCAAGGAGCTCACATACCAGGTAAGAAGAACCTGTAGTTTTCATGTTCGAAGCTGTGACCATCTGTAACTTCCTGTGTGTAATAAAACCCAGTCTGAGGAGGACAGGAAGAACGTGACGAGGCTGCAGGAACTGGTGGACAAACTGCAGCTGAAGGTCAAAGCCTACAAGCGGCAGGCTGAGGAGGCGGTGAGTCGCCTTGCTCCATCATCTGCCAGGGAGCGGCAGCTcgaatttatttgatttatttgtgttttacagGAAGAGCAAGCTAACAGCCATCTGAGCAAACTGAGGAAGGTTCAGCATGAGTTGGAGGAGGCTGGAGAGCGGGCAGACATCGCCGAGTCTCAGGTCAATAAAATGAAAGCCAAGAGTCGTGACTTGGCCAAGGTGAGGCGCTCTGACATGCAGCAGATATTAAAACTTATGAAcatatgcaaaattcacttaCTGAAGGTTTTTTGCTAATATTTCAGCCAAAAGACAGCGGCGAGTAGTCATCACTGGTTGCCACGACGACAGCAAAACCTGAGTTAGTTTGCAACATACTCTTAACCAAAGCTGCTTCGCTTTACATTAAAGTCACTTTGTGCAAAATTTCATCTCACGATGCATAACTTCAGACTTTAGAATAAGAGGATTATTTTCTTCACGCTGCTGCAGAGGTGGTTTTCTACCACCAGAGGGCGACAGCGCCGTGGGTTCTACACATCCTGACTTGAATAAAAAGTGGAGCAGTTATCTTCAGGACGTGATTGTGTGTTATAGCTGTTGTATGTtgctttaaatgtaataaagtaaacatgtaaaattaaatattctttttcattctttattaggccacagaaaaatgtttgatggaAAATATTAACAGTCATTGTCTAACAAGTTGCATTCGTCTTGCAGAAACATTGTTAGAAAACTTTTGtgttaatgcaataaaattaactgatacatttttggaaaagtgaCGTGCAGTAATCAAAGTATTTAATCCAACAGGATGTCAGGATTTGGAGGTAGATTGACACGGATTATTACGTTTTATGAGTGATTGCTCATGTTTTAGAGCCTgctatttaataaataataaaaatcacaggTTTACAGTTTCATAGCtgtaaagtaatttttaaatctaaaattctCTATGTTCATAAATGGATCATAAATTTACATTGTaactcagagaaaatatttttaggtaAGTTTTATTGTACATCAAATTTAGAACTGTAAAtgaagcaataataaaaaaaacagataaaaaagcaaaactgataACATGAATGTTTCTGTAGATGTTTTGAAAAGCAGCTACTGTCTGAAAATTCAAAATACATGAACTTTATTGTTGGGAGAAATGTAAAACAAGACCAGGTCAcaggttgccatggtgattccCGCCTTTTCAGGAAGCCCAGCAACCGAATATTTGACACTCGAAGCTAAATTGTGACATAATGAGCCAAAATTCACAAAACTTTGGAAACTAATtctgtaaaaaccaaaaacaggatCAAACTAAAAAATTCAACCAAGCAGTCAGAATTTCTCAGTCCAACAGACAATCTGTCACTCAGCAGGAAAAacgagtttttttttaatcaaattttactgaaatcGCTACAGAAACCCAAACAATCCAGACCTGACTGATGGAAACGTTGGATAAATGATCTCTGAATTATGACGCTTCTTCTTTGAACTGGAGGCctaattttaaaattcacagcAGTAACTAATTTatccttttaaaagtttaattcagCATTTAGAATCACTGAAAGACTCAAGATTTGACATAAATAAGCTTTAAAGCGCTTGATGAAAAAACACTGTTCTTCTTCCAACCTGTAGGTGGAGCCAAAACCTGATCATCGTCTGGATGTAAACAGGAAATACAGTTAGTGTTTTCaatcttcacacacacacacacacacacacacaggaaaccTGAACTGAATGACATCATTTAATTGGCTGAGAAGAAATCCTgatataaaaacagcaaatgagTAAAAAGACACAAAGTAATAATATAAGACAGCAGCAGTGAGACGCCTGAGGTCAGTCAGTTCATGCTGGGCtttaagccccgccccctcatCACTTCTGTTTCTGGTACTTCCTCATGTGAGCTGCGATGGCGCCGCTGATCTCGGCGCTGCGCTTGTTCTGCCCAAAGTAATCGACGAACTCTCCGTCGGGTCCCACCAGGTACATGATGATGGTGTGATCCACCTGCGGGCGACAGCAGCCGGTTAGACGCTCGGCCTGGACGCTGGCGACGGAGCGCAGCGCGGCGGACTCACGATGTAGTCGTTGTCTTCGTCCTTCGGCCCCTGGCTGTAGTAGACGCGGTACGCTCTGGACACCTGCTCCACCTGAGCCACCGACCCCGTCAGCCCAATCAGCTTCGGGGAAAACTCTGCAGCAGCCAGGAAATGCTAAATTAACTTCATTCATTAActtaatttttggtttttgagaaTTGAATTTTTCCCCCGGTAATGTTCTTGTTTCACATGCATGTTTTACTTGGACTtaaattcaggtcaactctagGCTAGACTGTGATTTTGTGCCAGGATGAATCATCATGTCACAAAAAAGTGATTAGAAATCCTGAACCTGCAGCTCAGGactaaaaaggcagaaaaaaacaatcagaaactGATAAACTCCATGAAATCACTAGTGACCACGGATGGTCCTGTTAAGTAGGAGGCGTGTTCTGGTACCTTTCACATACGCAGCCATGGCCTCTGCAGTGTCTCTGTCTGGGTCGATGGTGATCAGGATGGGCGTCAGGTTTGGAAGAGTCTTGATTctgtctgcagaaacacaaacaggaagtctgTTAACGGTGCAAACCTCAGCCTGTAGTTCTGTTTAAAAACTCAGTCGATCACCTATCTCATCCACCACCTCGATCATCTTCTCGATCTCGTCGGGGCAGATGTCTGGGCAGTGCGTGAAGCCAAAGTAAATCAGGATCCACTGGCCCAGGAAGTCTTCACTCCTGGACGGCTTGTTGTTGTGATCGATGAGGGAGAACGGGCCGCCCAGCGCCGGCCGGCCCAGCGACTTGTTCCGCTCCTTCTCAATCACTGACAGGCAAAACGGCAAGACACAGATCAACACGGAAATCCTCTacgcacaaaaacacaaaatccaaacCATTTCCTTCTGAATCGCCAAGAGAAAATCAGGGAATCAAAATTTTTAGCACCACTTTATGCACGGAGCTACTCACACTCCTCTTTTTCcttcttgaaatatttcatcccTCCCAGCAGAGCCCCTCCGATAGCAAACGTCACCGCTAAAGATTTCCACGTCACAGGCTGAAATGTCCAAATGGAAAACATGAACCAACACATCAGCTCACTGATGAATAAGCTTCACAATCATAGGAGTAAAAATCACCAAGACAACGCTAAAACCTCCCAAAACCCCACAGGAAAACCTGAGATTTCAGGgcatatttctaaatatttatcccaaaaaaataacaacacatCCACTGTAAGACATGGTGGTGgaagtgtcatgctgtgggctttCTTTATGGTCCCCTAAAATTGGGTTTTTGGCATTACTGTCAATTATGTcacttttatgactttttatttttgtgtttttatcatgtaaaccACTTAGAACTGACTTGTTGCTTACATGTGTGTAACAcaaagtttatgtttatgttcCACATAATCTTTTAATCTTCCACATTAAAAGTTTTACCCCTGACTTCTTGGACTTGTCGCCTGATGAGGGCAGTGAGGAAAACGATCTGGAGCTGTGAAGCTTCAACCACTGTGTTCCTCTGCAGGTGTGCCACCGGCTGGCGTGCACCTGAACGAAACAGATGAAATATGACAAACCGCTACAAGCTTTTTATACATCACCACATCCAGTTTTTTGTGgcaaacaattttaacaaataaaattataaattaatgtaCAAAATGGCACCACCGAATTTTCAGGACGAGTACACAGATAAAATTGCACTTACAATAATGtctacattttgatttaaatgtacataaaatgGAAATAGGCGCTAATTTGCCTGTTTCTTCTATGGAGTTCGGTGGAAGCTCCTAGCTTTTACCTACCAGGTAGCAGAGCTCTGTCCGCGCTGACAGCGCGTGTTTCCGCCCGGCTTCCCTTCCAATTAAACTGCGAGCGAGTCTGATGGCTCGGTTCTGGAGGACTTTACTCTGAACCAGCCAGCAGCCCAGGTTCTGAAACAGAGCGCTCATGTTGGCTTTAACCTTTACGGAACCGCTGTTGCTAAACACACGGAAGTTTCATGGAGAAACACCTGATTAAGAACGGCAGTTCTGGGGTCAGTGTGAGGTCAAGGTTAGAACGTTAAGACCTGAGCAAACTGATCTGGGATAAGGCGTTTCAGACACGTCTTCTTCTCCTTGTTTAATGGCGACGCCGTTTCGGCGCACTACCGCCACCACCTGGAAAGTGGGGTAAAAGCGGATATCAAACTGCTGCCTATAAAAACCACATaattagacaaagaaaaagaatagtatttttttattgattgattgattgattaatttaatCTTCTTCAGTCTTCACTTTTAACCCTCAGAGCTCTTTGCTGCCACccagagtaaaaataaaacagtgcagTTGGAAAAAATAGACTGCTGTGTCCAGGTTtgttatttacacattttgaaaaaaacaacatccaacaAAAGTCACTTTGAGATAAACATAATTTCGGTGTAAtcacaaataaatgaaacatttgtctGCTTTAATGTATATATAGATCTACAAAAATCAGTACTTCTTTGGCAAAGGTTTTCTACATTGAACAAAGAAAGGAATGTTATGGCAGGTGGAGCTGCTTTAAATGGCAGTTTTACAGTGAGACGGCCAGTCTGACCGCAGCTCCTTATTGATGTGGTAGTAAAGCCAAGCCACAATGGGGAAAACTGTGATGGCCACAGCTGTGGAGACGCGCAGCTTCCCGACCGGAGCTCTGAGGAAAAAGACAGCAAAGTCTAAATCTATCAGAAACTCAAATTAAACTGGAGTTGAAGAGCAAATTACCTTCCAGAACGGCGACACAAAAGAAGCCAAACAGCCGTCAACGTAAGACCAGAAAATTCTCTGAAGAGGGAATTTGGAAAGCAAAAGGACATTACTAATAGATATTATCTGTAATTGGCTGGCAGCCTTAGCAGAtacttatattttttaacaaatatatgaTAAGCAGTTATTGTTATGCTTATTACTTATTACTCTgactttttccttctacttaACTTTCCATTTCTATGCTGGGACACAGGACTCTGAACAGATTTCATGCTCTGAAACCAAACCTATTTTGGATTAtgtaacagattttttattttatttttaacctttataCTCTATAGGcacatctttattttctttttgacatgAGCCCCAGCAGACCTGCCCTCCTCCTGCTGGAAGATCTGCGTCGCTCGCTCCGCGTAAAGTTTCCATCCTAACAGGAAGATAGCTGCGCTGGAGATCATCAGGTGGAGATCAGCAACGCGCCTCCAGGGCAAAGTTTCtggaattaaaaacagaaacaaaacatacagaaaaccCAGCCGTGATGTTACCATGTCAGCCACGAGATGGCGCTGTTAGAACTAATAAATGTTCTGTAACGGTGCAGAGTCCAATAACTTCTCCTCAAGAGTGCTAAACAGGAAAGAGGATGTAGTTTCTGTGCAATCTGTGAGACTCTCCTGCCTACCTGTGACATGAGGTCTGAAGCCAATAAAACCACAGAGGACAGCAGGAACTGCATAACCCACCTGGAACAGAAACACGTCAAGAACAACCAGCAACCCGGGGGAAAATACTGCAAAGCCGCTAAACCTACCATCCATAAACCTGCGTCTGGATCATTGATCTGAAAGATCAACACATGGCATTATCACCATTAAAAGAGGAAAACCAGAGTAAACACTCATTTATCAAGCGCTAACCTGCACATAAGAAGCCAGagtaaaaaacacagacattaaAACGTTACTTAATCGCCAAACTACAGAAAGCCATGAGATCTTCTCACAAACTTCTCCCATCGTGTTTTGGAATCGtcccttttctcctcctccccgCCCGGGCCTCCGGGACGTACAGACGGTAGTCAACAGACGCACATACCGTCGCTGCACTGACGAGGGTACGTTCGATATTCACTTCTTCAGCTGAAAGATGCGGGGTGGAAAACGCATTATAGTTGGACAAGCGATTTAACGAGTGAAATTTTTATGTTAGATTAATagaaaaaaggataaaaattaTAATGATATAGATATTTGACGCAAATTCCTCCAACCGATGGACGTTTGACTAAATAAATCTCGTTCCGCTCTTTTAAAGACATTGCGGAAACACGTCATACTGGCTTTTACTGTGAATAAAATCCaatcaatattaaaaagttgTCACAAAATTGgtaaccaaaaatatttttcaaaaaaggataaaataacTGATAACATGTAGTAATATACTTTTTACATGTTATTTATTGTCAAATCACATCAAAGCCTGCTTGTTTAGCAAGTCTGAAACAATTTctcattaataaaatgaaacgCAACGTAAATTCAgttaaatacagcaaaaaatatttctatgattaagaaaataaagcaattcAAGTTTACAtggaaacataacctgtaattGGAAACAAGGAATAAACTGCTAGCAAAATAAAggaacagacaaaataaaaagaatatcagaaaaatatatGTCAGATTTAGAAGaacataaaaattcaatttgaaaacaaacaaatagcttagaaagaaatgtaaaatattctttGAAGTTGGAAGCTGGAGTAAACAGATTTCAGTACTTTGTTATAACATACATTACTGGTTTTGGAGTTTCACGTTACATAAATTATTTGGAAAGGTATTTCTTCCGGctgaatttaatatttagtaACGATGctaattatttgtgtttttttattttatttttttttaccctaaaatacatttccatacaagcattttattacattattttaaaatgttaaatcaaaTAATCAGTTACCTGGtacttaagtaacttttttgccaaatactttttaattttacttgagtaaaaatgcGCTGAATTAGTTTTACTGCATCTTGTGTGCCCtggtgttgtgttttattttgaaagagctTCTACAAAACATCCGGTCCCTCCTCGGCTAACAGCTGCAGCCTTGCTGCGGTTAGTGGGTGTTGAAATGTCAGCTGATTGTTAGCCTGTCTAGCTAGCTTAGCTCAGttgggtgtttgtttttgtcactagGTAGCCTGCTTCTCACGCAGCCCCCCGAGCCTTAACGCGTATTTAGTCATTTCACGGACTTATTCTCTTTTTCATTCGTCGTCTGCTTCGTTTCGCGGGGCTCACCGCCGCTAGTGTTGCTGTAATTTTCACAGCAGCAGGGAGGAAAAGGGAGTGAAGTTGCTGTTCGAGTCTCTCTGCATTGCAGCCCCTGGCGCTGCTGATGGAATTCAAACACACAACAATGGCGACTCCTGGTTCAAACAGTTCAACGACAGGCAgcagccacagcagcagcaacgcGGGATCCGTCACGCACCACTACCAGCAGCCGCAGCAGTCC from the Gambusia affinis linkage group LG19, SWU_Gaff_1.0, whole genome shotgun sequence genome contains:
- the LOC122822532 gene encoding protein SCO1 homolog, mitochondrial — its product is MSALFQNLGCWLVQSKVLQNRAIRLARSLIGREAGRKHALSARTELCYLVHASRWHTCRGTQWLKLHSSRSFSSLPSSGDKSKKSGPVTWKSLAVTFAIGGALLGGMKYFKKEKEELIEKERNKSLGRPALGGPFSLIDHNNKPSRSEDFLGQWILIYFGFTHCPDICPDEIEKMIEVVDEIDRIKTLPNLTPILITIDPDRDTAEAMAAYVKEFSPKLIGLTGSVAQVEQVSRAYRVYYSQGPKDEDNDYIVDHTIIMYLVGPDGEFVDYFGQNKRSAEISGAIAAHMRKYQKQK
- the tmem220 gene encoding transmembrane protein 220 — translated: MGEVCEKISWLSVVWRLSNVLMSVFFTLASYVQINDPDAGLWMVGYAVPAVLCGFIGFRPHVTETLPWRRVADLHLMISSAAIFLLGWKLYAERATQIFQQEEGREFSGLTLTAVWLLLCRRSGRAPVGKLRVSTAVAITVFPIVAWLYYHINKELRSDWPSHCKTAI